In Stigmatopora nigra isolate UIUO_SnigA chromosome 11, RoL_Snig_1.1, whole genome shotgun sequence, the following proteins share a genomic window:
- the fmnl2a gene encoding formin-like protein 2 isoform X3: MGNAGSMDQHTDLRGHNMPLKLPMPDPGELEERFAIVLNSMNLPPDKARLLRQYDNEKKWELICDQERFQVKNPPHTYIQKLRSYLDPAVTRKKFRRRVQESTQVLRELEISLRTNHIGWVREFLNEENKGLDVLVEYLSFAQYAVTFDGDCVENSPESLLDKSKPWSRSIEDLHAGSTLSSPLNGNGITRAGRHSTLRCNTFPSRRTLKNSRLVSKKDDVHVCIMCLRAIMNYQYGFNMVMSHLNAVNEIALSLNNKNPRTKALVLELLAAVCLVRGGHEIILAAFDNFKEVCVEEQRFERLMEYFKNEDNNIDFMVACMQFINIVVHSVEDMNFRVHLQYDFTKLSLDEFLDKVKHTESDKLQVQIQAYLDNVFDVGALLEDAETKNAALERVEELEENMSHLTEKLLDAENEAMAKIVELEKQLMQTNKDLEGVKEAYKDSSGKLHSLRQVLKEKDEAIQRQSHLEKKIHELEKQGTIRIHKKGNGDICILPPTPPAAVETSPGNTVGGNGVSGNGGIYNPAQVGGAVGIPAVPPPPPPPPLPENGLLTNGPPASTPAPPPPAPPPPPPPPPPPLPAFASEMSLHLPPPPPPAAPPLPGCGTPTVIMNSGLAAVKIKKPIKTKFRMPVFNWVALKPNQINGTVFNEIDDERILEDLNVDEFEEMFKTKAQGQAVERTLSKQVIQKGPNRVTLLDSNRAKNLAITLRKVGKTAEEICKAIQLFDLRTLPVDFVECLMRFQPTEHEVKTLRQFEKERKPLESLTDEDRFMMQFSKIERLMQKMTIMAFVGNFTESIQMLTPQLHSVIAASVSIKSSQKLKKILEIILALGNYMNSSKRGAVYGFKLQSLDLLLDTKSTDRKITLLHYIANVVKEKYTQVALFYNELHYVEKAASVSLDNVLLDVKELQRGMELTKREYSMHGHNTMLKDFITHNESKLKKLQDDAKIAQDAFDEAVKFYGESSKTTPPSVFFPVFVRFVKAYRQAEEDNEQRKRQQQLLMEKLLEQEALREEEQKSPSHKNKRQQQELIQELRKKQVKDSRHVYEGKDGAIEDIITDLRNQPYRRADAVRRSVRRRFDDQNLRPLNNGEVVV; the protein is encoded by the exons ATGGGGAACGCGGGGAGCATGGACCAGCACACGGACCTCAGGGGACACAACATGCCCCTTAAACTACCTATGCCGGATCCGGGGGAACTGGAGGAGAGATTTGCCATCGTTTTG aACTCAATGAATCTCCCTCCAGACAAAGCTCGCCTGTTGCGGCAGTACGACAATGAGAAGAAGTGGGAGCTCATCTGCGATCAG GAACGGTTCCAAGTGAAAAACCCCCCTCACACATACATCCAGAAGCTGAGGAGTTATCTTGACCCGGCAGTCACAAGAAAG AAATTCCGCAGAAGAGTTCAGGAGTCCACTCAGGTGTTAAGAGAACTGGAAATTTCATTACGGACCAATCATATAGG ctgGGTGAGGGAGTTCCTCAATGAAGAAAACAAAGGCCTGGACGTTCTGGTGGAATATCTGTCTTTCGCACAGTACGCTGTCAC GTTCGATGGTGACTGTGTGGAAAATAGTCCAGAGTCCCTGCTGGATAAATCCAAACCTTGGAGTCGCTCCATTGAAGACCTGCACGCAGGGAGCACGCTGTCCTCTCCCCTCAACGGGAACGGTATCACTCGGGCGGGTCGCCATTCCACTTTACG ATGTAACACGTTTCCCAGCCGCAGGACGCTGAAGAATTCCAGGCTAGTCAGCAAAAAAGATGATGTCCACGTCTGCATCATGTGCCTACGTGCCATCATGAACTATCAG TATGGCTTCAATATGGTCATGTCCCACCTAAATGCTGTGAATGAAATTGCACTAAGTCTCAACAATAAAAATCCAAG AACCAAAGCTCTTGTGTTGGAGCTCCTGGCGGCGGTTTGTCTGGTGAGGGGAGGCCACGAGATCATCCTAGCGGCGTTTGACAACTTCAAGGAG GTTTGTGTGGAGGAGCAACGCTTTGAAAGGCTGATGGAGTATTTCAAGAACGAAGACAACAACATTGATTTTATG GTGGCGTGCATGCAGTTCATTAACATCGTCGTGCACTCGGTGGAGGACATGAACTTCCGGGTTCACTTGCAGTACGACTTCACCAAGCTGTCTTTGGATGAATTCTTAGAC AAAGTCAAGCACACTGAAAGTGACAAGCTGCAGGTCCAGATCCAGGCCTACCTGGACAACGTGTTTGACGTCGGCGCCCTTCTGGAGGATGCGGAAACCAAAAACGCTGCTTTGGAGCGGGTGGAAGAGCTGGAAGAGAACATGTCACAT TTGACAGAGAAGCTGCTGGATGCCGAGAATGAAGCCATGGCAAAGATTGTGGAATTAGAGAAGCAGCTCATGCAGACCAACAAGGACCTGGAAGGCGTGAAG GAGGCCTACAAAGACAGCAGTGGGAAGCTCCACTCACTACGGCAGGTCTTGAAGGAGAAGGACGAGGCCATCCAGCGGCAAAGCCACTTAGAGAAGAAGATCCACGAACTGGAGAAGCAGGGCACCATTAGGATCCACAAAAAGGGAAACGGGGACATCTGCATCCTTCCGCCGACACCGCCCGCCGCCGTGGAAACGTCGCCGGGCAACACCGTGGGCGGAAATGGAGTCAGCGGAAACGGCGGCATCTACAATCCCGCTCAAGTGGGGGGCGCGGTCGGCATTCCGGCggtcccgcctcctcctcctcctccgccgctaCCAGAAAATGGCTTGT TGACAAATGGACCACCAGCGAGCACTCCAGCTCCTCCGCCGCCTGCCCCTCCGCCACCGCCTCCGCCCCCTCCACCTCCGCTTCCAGCTTTTGCCTCAGAGATGTCACTTCACCTGCCTCCCCCACCTCCTCCTGCCGCACCTCCATTGCCTGGCTGCGGCACCCCTACTGTCATCATGAATTCGGGTTTAGCCG CCGTTAAGATCAAGAAACCCATCAAAACCAAGTTCCGCATGCCCGTCTTCAATTGGGTGGCCCTGAAACCCAATCAGATCAACGGAACCGTCTTCAATGAGATCGATGACGAAAGGATACTTGAG GACCTGAACGTGGATGAATTTGAGGAAATGTTCAAGACCAAAGCCCAGGGTCAAGCGGTGGAGCGAACTCTGAGCAAACAGGTCATCCAGAAGGGACCCAACAGAGTGACACTGTTAGATTCCAACAGGGCCAAAAACTTGGCCATAACACTGAGAAAAGTGGGCAAGACAGCTGAGGAGATTTGCAAAGCCATCCAACT CTTCGACCTGCGCACCCTACCGGTGGATTTCGTGGAGTGCCTCATGCGATTCCAGCCCACGGAGCACGAGGTGAAGACCCTACGGCAGTTCGAGAAGGAGCGCAAGCCGCTGGAGAGCCTGACGGACGAGGACCGCTTCATGATGCAGTTCAGCAAGATAGAGCGACTCATGCAGAAGATGACCATCATGGCCTTTGTCGGCAACTTCACGGAGAGCATACAAATGCTCACGCCG CAACTCCATTCGGTCATTGCGGCATCGGTTTCCATTAAGTCGTCCCAGAAGTTGAAAAAAATTCTAGAG ATTATTTTAGCACTTGGAAATTACATGAACAGCAGCAAAAGAGGAGCAGTATATGGATTCAAGCTGCAAAGTTTAGACTTG ctTCTGGACACCAAGTCGACTGACCGCAAGATAACACTATTACACTACATTGCTAATGTAGTGAAAGAGAAATATACACAAGTTGCTTTATTTTACAATGAGCTGCACTACGTAGAGAAAGCCGCATCGG TATCGTTAGACAACGTCCTGTTGGACGTAAAGGAGCTGCAACGAGGCATGGAGCTGACCAAGAGGGAGTACAGCATGCACGGCCATAACACCATGCTCAAGGACTTCATCACACACAACGAGAGCAAGTTGAAGAAGCTGCAGGACGATGCCAAGATCGCGCAG GATGCCTTTGACGAGGCCGTGAAGTTCTACGGGGAGAGTTCCAAAACAACGCCGCCGTCGGTTTTCTTCCCCGTCTTCGTGCGATTTGTGAAGGCGTACAGG CAAGCCGAGGAGGACAACGAGCAAAGAAAGCGTCAGCAGCAGCTTCTGATGGAAAAACTTTTAGAACAAGAAGCCCTGAGGGAGGAAGAGCAAAAG TCTCCGTCTCATAAGAACAAAAGGCAACAGCAGGAGTTGATCCAGGAACTGCGGAAGAAGCAAGTAAAAGACAGTCGCCACGTATATGAGGGGAAAGATGGAGCCATTGAAGACATCATAACGG ATCTTCGGAATCAGCCTTACAGGCGAGCAGATGCCGTGCGGCGCAGTGTCCGGAGACGCTTTGACGACCAGAATTTG
- the fmnl2a gene encoding formin-like protein 2 isoform X5: MCLRAIMNYQYGFNMVMSHLNAVNEIALSLNNKNPRTKALVLELLAAVCLVRGGHEIILAAFDNFKEVCVEEQRFERLMEYFKNEDNNIDFMVACMQFINIVVHSVEDMNFRVHLQYDFTKLSLDEFLDKVKHTESDKLQVQIQAYLDNVFDVGALLEDAETKNAALERVEELEENMSHLTEKLLDAENEAMAKIVELEKQLMQTNKDLEGVKEAYKDSSGKLHSLRQVLKEKDEAIQRQSHLEKKIHELEKQGTIRIHKKGNGDICILPPTPPAAVETSPGNTVGGNGVSGNGGIYNPAQVGGAVGIPAVPPPPPPPPLPENGLLTNGPPASTPAPPPPAPPPPPPPPPPPLPAFASEMSLHLPPPPPPAAPPLPGCGTPTVIMNSGLAEGPIKLFSVKIKKPIKTKFRMPVFNWVALKPNQINGTVFNEIDDERILEDLNVDEFEEMFKTKAQGQAVERTLSKQVIQKGPNRVTLLDSNRAKNLAITLRKVGKTAEEICKAIQLFDLRTLPVDFVECLMRFQPTEHEVKTLRQFEKERKPLESLTDEDRFMMQFSKIERLMQKMTIMAFVGNFTESIQMLTPQLHSVIAASVSIKSSQKLKKILEIILALGNYMNSSKRGAVYGFKLQSLDLLLDTKSTDRKITLLHYIANVVKEKYTQVALFYNELHYVEKAASVSLDNVLLDVKELQRGMELTKREYSMHGHNTMLKDFITHNESKLKKLQDDAKIAQDAFDEAVKFYGESSKTTPPSVFFPVFVRFVKAYRQAEEDNEQRKRQQQLLMEKLLEQEALREEEQKSPSHKNKRQQQELIQELRKKQVKDSRHVYEGKDGAIEDIITDLRNQPYRRADAVRRSVRRRFDDQNLRPLNNGEVVV, encoded by the exons ATGTGCCTACGTGCCATCATGAACTATCAG TATGGCTTCAATATGGTCATGTCCCACCTAAATGCTGTGAATGAAATTGCACTAAGTCTCAACAATAAAAATCCAAG AACCAAAGCTCTTGTGTTGGAGCTCCTGGCGGCGGTTTGTCTGGTGAGGGGAGGCCACGAGATCATCCTAGCGGCGTTTGACAACTTCAAGGAG GTTTGTGTGGAGGAGCAACGCTTTGAAAGGCTGATGGAGTATTTCAAGAACGAAGACAACAACATTGATTTTATG GTGGCGTGCATGCAGTTCATTAACATCGTCGTGCACTCGGTGGAGGACATGAACTTCCGGGTTCACTTGCAGTACGACTTCACCAAGCTGTCTTTGGATGAATTCTTAGAC AAAGTCAAGCACACTGAAAGTGACAAGCTGCAGGTCCAGATCCAGGCCTACCTGGACAACGTGTTTGACGTCGGCGCCCTTCTGGAGGATGCGGAAACCAAAAACGCTGCTTTGGAGCGGGTGGAAGAGCTGGAAGAGAACATGTCACAT TTGACAGAGAAGCTGCTGGATGCCGAGAATGAAGCCATGGCAAAGATTGTGGAATTAGAGAAGCAGCTCATGCAGACCAACAAGGACCTGGAAGGCGTGAAG GAGGCCTACAAAGACAGCAGTGGGAAGCTCCACTCACTACGGCAGGTCTTGAAGGAGAAGGACGAGGCCATCCAGCGGCAAAGCCACTTAGAGAAGAAGATCCACGAACTGGAGAAGCAGGGCACCATTAGGATCCACAAAAAGGGAAACGGGGACATCTGCATCCTTCCGCCGACACCGCCCGCCGCCGTGGAAACGTCGCCGGGCAACACCGTGGGCGGAAATGGAGTCAGCGGAAACGGCGGCATCTACAATCCCGCTCAAGTGGGGGGCGCGGTCGGCATTCCGGCggtcccgcctcctcctcctcctccgccgctaCCAGAAAATGGCTTGT TGACAAATGGACCACCAGCGAGCACTCCAGCTCCTCCGCCGCCTGCCCCTCCGCCACCGCCTCCGCCCCCTCCACCTCCGCTTCCAGCTTTTGCCTCAGAGATGTCACTTCACCTGCCTCCCCCACCTCCTCCTGCCGCACCTCCATTGCCTGGCTGCGGCACCCCTACTGTCATCATGAATTCGGGTTTAGCCG AGGGACCCATCAAACTGTTCT CCGTTAAGATCAAGAAACCCATCAAAACCAAGTTCCGCATGCCCGTCTTCAATTGGGTGGCCCTGAAACCCAATCAGATCAACGGAACCGTCTTCAATGAGATCGATGACGAAAGGATACTTGAG GACCTGAACGTGGATGAATTTGAGGAAATGTTCAAGACCAAAGCCCAGGGTCAAGCGGTGGAGCGAACTCTGAGCAAACAGGTCATCCAGAAGGGACCCAACAGAGTGACACTGTTAGATTCCAACAGGGCCAAAAACTTGGCCATAACACTGAGAAAAGTGGGCAAGACAGCTGAGGAGATTTGCAAAGCCATCCAACT CTTCGACCTGCGCACCCTACCGGTGGATTTCGTGGAGTGCCTCATGCGATTCCAGCCCACGGAGCACGAGGTGAAGACCCTACGGCAGTTCGAGAAGGAGCGCAAGCCGCTGGAGAGCCTGACGGACGAGGACCGCTTCATGATGCAGTTCAGCAAGATAGAGCGACTCATGCAGAAGATGACCATCATGGCCTTTGTCGGCAACTTCACGGAGAGCATACAAATGCTCACGCCG CAACTCCATTCGGTCATTGCGGCATCGGTTTCCATTAAGTCGTCCCAGAAGTTGAAAAAAATTCTAGAG ATTATTTTAGCACTTGGAAATTACATGAACAGCAGCAAAAGAGGAGCAGTATATGGATTCAAGCTGCAAAGTTTAGACTTG ctTCTGGACACCAAGTCGACTGACCGCAAGATAACACTATTACACTACATTGCTAATGTAGTGAAAGAGAAATATACACAAGTTGCTTTATTTTACAATGAGCTGCACTACGTAGAGAAAGCCGCATCGG TATCGTTAGACAACGTCCTGTTGGACGTAAAGGAGCTGCAACGAGGCATGGAGCTGACCAAGAGGGAGTACAGCATGCACGGCCATAACACCATGCTCAAGGACTTCATCACACACAACGAGAGCAAGTTGAAGAAGCTGCAGGACGATGCCAAGATCGCGCAG GATGCCTTTGACGAGGCCGTGAAGTTCTACGGGGAGAGTTCCAAAACAACGCCGCCGTCGGTTTTCTTCCCCGTCTTCGTGCGATTTGTGAAGGCGTACAGG CAAGCCGAGGAGGACAACGAGCAAAGAAAGCGTCAGCAGCAGCTTCTGATGGAAAAACTTTTAGAACAAGAAGCCCTGAGGGAGGAAGAGCAAAAG TCTCCGTCTCATAAGAACAAAAGGCAACAGCAGGAGTTGATCCAGGAACTGCGGAAGAAGCAAGTAAAAGACAGTCGCCACGTATATGAGGGGAAAGATGGAGCCATTGAAGACATCATAACGG ATCTTCGGAATCAGCCTTACAGGCGAGCAGATGCCGTGCGGCGCAGTGTCCGGAGACGCTTTGACGACCAGAATTTG